In the Ictalurus punctatus breed USDA103 chromosome 7, Coco_2.0, whole genome shotgun sequence genome, one interval contains:
- the nedd8 gene encoding NEDD8 (The RefSeq protein has 1 substitution compared to this genomic sequence) yields MLIKVKTLTGKEIEIDIEPTDKVERIKERVEEKEGIPPQQQRLIYSGKQMNDEKTAADYKIQGGSVLHPVLALRGGRVHQHPNNLLQAL; encoded by the exons ATGCTGATTAAAGTTAAG ACCCTGACTGGTAAAGAAATAGAAATCGACATCGAGCCCACAGACAAG gtggagagaataaaagaaagagTGGAGGAAAAAGAGGGAATTCCACCCCAGCAACAGCGACTCATCTACAGTGGAAAACAGAT GAACGATGAGAAAACAGCAGCAGACTATAAAATCCAGGGAGGCTCTGTATTGCATCTGGTCCTTGCGCTAAGAGGAGGGCGAGTGCATCAACACCCCAACAACCTCCTGCAGGCCTTATAA